Proteins from a genomic interval of Paenibacillus lentus:
- the corA gene encoding magnesium/cobalt transporter CorA — translation MKIRHVKDGVFTTVDNVELTTTAPKEGFYWIDADGEDLKILQPLFSLHDLAVEDCLTEEEQRPKIETYDNHYFIVVNSIRFDDEEIFLRALNIFLGRHYIITVTKQKINELRAVKPILWEQEVSEPDRFLYLLIDLVVDNYFTVSDRIEVKIEKLEEDILMHTKRSHLSEIIGLRSEILWLKKMLGPQKEVINILNKKDLRLIDDQLQKYFSDIYENAVKISENFETFRELMGNLREAYQSSIANRANEIMRVFTAITTIFIPLTLITGIYGMNFDHMPELHWKYSYYVVLGIMIVLGAGMYYLFRKRDWI, via the coding sequence TTGAAGATTCGTCATGTTAAAGACGGCGTATTTACAACGGTTGATAATGTGGAACTGACAACCACAGCACCGAAGGAAGGCTTTTATTGGATTGATGCGGACGGTGAGGATCTCAAAATTTTGCAGCCGCTATTCTCCCTGCATGACTTGGCTGTAGAGGATTGCTTAACGGAGGAAGAGCAGCGTCCGAAAATTGAAACGTATGATAACCATTATTTCATTGTCGTTAACAGCATCCGCTTCGATGATGAAGAAATCTTCCTACGAGCCTTGAACATCTTTCTCGGCCGACATTACATTATCACGGTTACTAAGCAAAAGATCAACGAGCTACGAGCAGTTAAACCGATCTTGTGGGAGCAGGAAGTAAGCGAGCCTGACCGCTTCCTCTACTTGCTCATTGACCTTGTCGTGGACAACTACTTTACGGTCAGCGACCGGATCGAAGTGAAGATCGAGAAGCTAGAAGAGGATATTCTGATGCATACAAAACGTTCCCATCTTAGCGAAATTATCGGTCTGCGAAGTGAAATATTGTGGTTGAAAAAGATGCTGGGGCCGCAAAAAGAAGTTATCAATATTTTAAATAAAAAGGATTTGCGTTTGATCGATGATCAATTACAGAAGTATTTCAGCGATATTTATGAGAACGCCGTGAAAATCTCGGAGAACTTCGAGACGTTCCGCGAGCTGATGGGCAACTTGCGAGAAGCCTACCAATCCTCGATCGCCAACCGGGCGAACGAGATTATGCGTGTGTTCACCGCAATCACGACGATATTCATTCCGCTGACTTTAATTACAGGTATATACGGAATGAACTTTGACCATATGCCTGAGCTGCACTGGAAATATTCTTATTACGTGGTGCTTGGGATCATGATCGTTCTCGGCGCAGGAATGTATTACTTGTTCCGCAAGCGGGACTGGATTTGA
- a CDS encoding HRDC domain-containing protein, translated as MVRIIFLNSLEKREAGAVIGSAQVWMGEEDSMWRMGWNEITAEGEQEHIWYEGSSWSEMLHVYRHRLVIKLGEGFQPTIEGIWEEKEQLRGKAITAQKLICYSEHHENPPFYTELCNWRRKKAAADRKAPYLIASNRLLRLISVFLPHTLEELQQLPGVGQNKAAEFGEELLAMTRNHARTTSFPLDWVEEAVDQETLRSWMYKQKEAKFRAEMEKYAARRRLLEGIAEGLNVEQIRERVALGRREIIEMLEELEKDGYSTEQLVKSELEEMPDHEQAAVMQAYEELGDALLKPVLQRVYGEEAAEGEKRERLYERLRLIRIRYRRDRNSVRDAG; from the coding sequence ATGGTGCGGATCATTTTTTTGAACAGCTTGGAGAAGCGAGAGGCTGGCGCTGTAATTGGCAGCGCGCAAGTCTGGATGGGAGAGGAAGACAGCATGTGGCGCATGGGATGGAATGAGATTACGGCCGAAGGGGAGCAGGAGCACATATGGTATGAGGGTTCATCCTGGTCGGAGATGCTCCATGTGTATCGTCATCGCTTGGTCATTAAGCTAGGGGAAGGCTTCCAGCCTACAATCGAGGGAATTTGGGAGGAAAAAGAACAGCTTCGCGGCAAAGCGATAACTGCCCAGAAGCTGATCTGTTATAGCGAGCATCACGAGAATCCCCCCTTTTATACCGAGTTGTGCAATTGGAGAAGGAAGAAGGCTGCAGCAGATCGTAAGGCTCCATATCTGATTGCGAGCAATCGCCTGCTCAGGCTGATTAGCGTATTTTTGCCGCATACTCTGGAAGAGCTGCAGCAGCTCCCTGGGGTTGGACAGAATAAGGCGGCTGAGTTTGGCGAGGAATTGCTTGCAATGACTCGTAACCACGCTCGAACGACCTCATTTCCATTGGATTGGGTAGAGGAAGCGGTAGATCAGGAGACACTGCGTTCCTGGATGTATAAGCAGAAGGAGGCGAAATTCAGGGCTGAGATGGAGAAGTATGCAGCACGCCGAAGGCTGCTTGAAGGCATCGCCGAAGGCCTCAACGTGGAGCAGATTCGAGAGCGGGTCGCTCTGGGCCGCAGGGAAATCATTGAAATGCTCGAGGAACTCGAGAAGGATGGATACAGCACGGAGCAACTGGTGAAGAGCGAGCTGGAGGAGATGCCTGATCATGAGCAGGCCGCGGTCATGCAGGCCTATGAAGAACTCGGGGATGCTCTATTGAAGCCTGTGCTGCAGCGGGTGTACGGTGAAGAGGCGGCTGAGGGAGAGAAGCGGGAGCGGCTCTATGAACGCCTTCGCCTGATTCGAATCCGTTACCGCCGGGATAGAAACAGTGTACGGGACGCTGGATAG
- a CDS encoding DUF3055 domain-containing protein: MTDQHKELDFLSDSTESTSTRFVTFIGESLKRFDLAVTTTNRFYGKKLVTDLQSGKTAILGTDDLEEDGYLEHIYNLEEEEAEELKSFLYQVVGDAYFTD; encoded by the coding sequence ATGACTGACCAACACAAGGAGTTGGATTTCCTTTCCGACAGTACAGAAAGCACCTCTACAAGGTTTGTAACCTTTATTGGCGAATCCCTTAAGCGGTTCGATCTGGCCGTTACCACGACAAACCGTTTTTACGGAAAAAAGCTGGTTACAGATTTACAAAGCGGCAAGACCGCCATTTTAGGCACAGATGACTTGGAGGAAGATGGTTATCTGGAGCATATCTACAATCTTGAGGAAGAAGAAGCCGAAGAATTGAAATCCTTCCTCTACCAAGTTGTAGGCGATGCCTACTTCACCGACTAA
- a CDS encoding 5'-3' exonuclease, with translation MAPRGKDSILLVDGMALMFRAYYASAATGYIRRTKAGLPTNAVYGFMRYFWDAVQKFNPTHVACCWDLGSKTFRTEQFAAYKGNRSEAPEDLVPQFSVIQDVMDSLGIPNISAIGYEADDCIGTLATRFGTPNMDVLILTGDHDMLQLVSETTSVIIMKKGHGNYSVYTPQILMEEKQITPAQIVDLKGLMGDTSDNYPGVRGIGEKTALKLVLEYGSVEGILNHLDKLSKSIRSKIEADLDMLHLSRQLAEIRCDVELVCDQEACRLELNHAQVAAKFEELEMASICNWMGVAAANE, from the coding sequence ATTGCACCAAGAGGTAAAGATAGCATTTTGCTTGTGGATGGTATGGCACTCATGTTCCGTGCCTATTACGCGTCCGCAGCCACGGGCTATATTCGTAGAACTAAGGCCGGGCTGCCGACGAATGCGGTATACGGCTTCATGAGGTATTTCTGGGATGCCGTGCAGAAATTTAATCCGACCCATGTAGCCTGTTGCTGGGATCTCGGCAGCAAGACGTTCCGAACGGAGCAATTCGCAGCTTATAAGGGCAATCGTTCGGAAGCCCCGGAGGACCTGGTTCCTCAATTTTCCGTCATTCAGGATGTGATGGATAGCCTGGGGATACCAAACATAAGCGCGATCGGATATGAGGCTGACGATTGTATCGGCACGCTTGCCACACGTTTTGGCACGCCTAACATGGATGTTTTAATTTTGACGGGCGATCACGATATGCTCCAATTAGTTAGCGAGACGACAAGCGTGATTATTATGAAAAAAGGTCACGGCAATTATAGTGTTTATACTCCTCAAATCTTAATGGAGGAGAAACAGATTACTCCTGCGCAAATCGTCGATCTTAAAGGATTGATGGGGGATACAAGTGATAATTATCCCGGAGTTCGCGGGATTGGTGAGAAGACTGCGTTGAAGCTGGTTCTCGAGTATGGGTCCGTTGAGGGCATTTTAAATCATCTGGATAAGTTGTCTAAATCGATTCGAAGCAAGATTGAGGCTGATCTTGACATGCTGCATTTATCCAGACAGCTTGCGGAAATTCGCTGCGATGTTGAACTGGTATGCGATCAGGAGGCATGCCGTCTTGAGTTGAATCATGCTCAGGTTGCTGCTAAGTTCGAAGAACTGGAAATGGCGAGCATTTGCAATTGGATGGGGGTAGCAGCCGCGAATGAGTGA
- a CDS encoding arsenate reductase family protein, with product MSKLIVYQYPKCSTCRNAVKWLEAQGHELELRHIKDSPPSEQELTEWIDLSGLELKKFFNTAGEVYRQEGLKDKLPGLSREEQIALLSSNGMLIKRPLVSNGKQVTVGFKTEEYERVWGK from the coding sequence ATGAGTAAGCTGATTGTTTATCAATATCCAAAATGCAGTACCTGCCGTAACGCAGTGAAGTGGCTGGAGGCGCAAGGACATGAATTGGAGCTCCGTCATATTAAGGATTCGCCGCCCAGTGAACAGGAATTAACGGAATGGATCGATCTGAGCGGGCTTGAGCTGAAGAAGTTTTTTAACACAGCTGGAGAAGTATACAGACAGGAAGGGTTGAAGGACAAGCTGCCAGGTTTGTCGCGTGAGGAACAGATTGCCTTGTTGTCCTCTAACGGGATGCTGATCAAGCGTCCTCTTGTAAGCAACGGGAAACAAGTAACGGTTGGTTTTAAAACGGAGGAATATGAACGGGTATGGGGAAAATAG
- a CDS encoding RluA family pseudouridine synthase, whose translation MTLYYDPIIYKVTDEEDGWQLKKVLQRRLGVSRKLMSRLKLTEKGITLNGERVYISVPVKSGDIAAITLEKETSEDILPQPISFDRIYEDDALLIVNKASGIIVHPTHGHYTDTLANGVVHYWQEKGEMFRFRPVHRLDQETSGVLAIAKNAYVHQHISEQMIAGEVEKKYIAFVHGTPDPQEGTIDGPIDRDPEEPHRRIVTPSGYPALTHYSTVQIMGPASKVELQLGTGRTHQIRVHMTSIGHPLIGDKMYPGGGTRNDLVQNKGVLSADQGGGLEGLIERQALHASELGFRHPLTGEYMTFYAPFPPDMERLEQALSGLA comes from the coding sequence ATGACTTTATATTATGACCCTATTATATACAAAGTAACGGATGAAGAAGATGGCTGGCAGCTAAAGAAGGTTTTGCAGCGCCGCCTCGGCGTGTCCAGAAAGCTGATGTCCAGGCTGAAACTGACCGAGAAGGGGATAACGCTGAATGGGGAAAGAGTGTATATCAGCGTGCCGGTAAAGAGCGGGGATATTGCTGCAATTACCTTGGAGAAGGAGACTTCGGAGGACATATTGCCGCAGCCGATCTCTTTTGACCGCATTTATGAAGACGATGCTCTATTAATTGTGAATAAAGCGTCTGGAATCATTGTTCATCCCACCCACGGGCATTACACGGATACTTTAGCGAATGGAGTCGTGCATTATTGGCAGGAAAAAGGGGAGATGTTCCGTTTCCGGCCCGTGCACCGTTTGGACCAGGAGACGAGTGGAGTGTTGGCCATCGCCAAAAATGCCTACGTGCATCAGCATATTTCTGAGCAGATGATTGCAGGAGAGGTGGAGAAGAAATATATAGCGTTCGTGCATGGAACCCCTGATCCGCAAGAGGGAACGATCGACGGTCCGATTGACCGTGATCCCGAGGAGCCCCATCGGCGTATCGTCACGCCGTCCGGCTACCCGGCACTAACTCACTATTCAACGGTTCAAATTATGGGGCCCGCTTCTAAGGTTGAGCTTCAGCTGGGAACTGGCCGAACGCATCAAATTCGAGTGCATATGACTTCGATTGGCCACCCGCTTATTGGAGATAAGATGTACCCGGGGGGCGGAACACGCAATGATCTAGTGCAAAACAAGGGCGTACTGTCTGCGGATCAAGGCGGAGGACTGGAGGGGCTGATCGAGCGTCAGGCGCTCCATGCCTCAGAGCTGGGATTTCGCCATCCGTTAACCGGAGAATACATGACCTTTTATGCGCCCTTTCCGCCGGATATGGAGCGTTTGGAGCAGGCTCTGAGCGGTTTAGCATAA
- a CDS encoding cob(I)yrinic acid a,c-diamide adenosyltransferase has product MKLYTRSGDAGQTSIIGGRVDKDDARIEAYGTIDELNSFVGQAASLIDADSETLADLKEELLQIQQELFDCGSDLAYAKLNEDRYKVGAELAERLEAWIDRHQTDNPPLEKFILPGGTSLAAVLHVCRTVCRRAERRAVTLARQHEVNADVLTYLNRLSDYFFAVARTANARMQVEDTEYLRSAKVFGRKS; this is encoded by the coding sequence GTGAAATTATACACAAGAAGCGGCGATGCCGGACAAACCTCCATTATCGGCGGTAGAGTAGATAAAGATGATGCACGGATCGAAGCGTATGGAACCATCGATGAGCTGAACAGCTTTGTTGGTCAGGCGGCAAGCTTGATCGATGCCGATTCCGAGACATTGGCGGATCTGAAGGAAGAGCTGCTGCAAATCCAGCAGGAGCTGTTCGATTGTGGTTCTGATCTGGCCTATGCTAAATTGAACGAGGATCGCTACAAAGTCGGCGCTGAGCTGGCTGAGCGGCTGGAAGCATGGATTGACCGACATCAAACCGATAATCCGCCGCTGGAAAAATTTATTTTGCCCGGAGGGACTAGCTTGGCGGCCGTATTGCATGTATGCAGAACCGTATGCCGCCGGGCCGAGCGTAGGGCGGTTACATTGGCTAGGCAGCATGAGGTTAATGCGGATGTCCTGACGTATTTAAATCGCCTGTCGGATTATTTCTTCGCCGTAGCTCGTACGGCAAACGCCCGCATGCAAGTTGAGGATACGGAATATTTGCGTAGTGCAAAGGTGTTTGGTCGAAAATCATGA
- a CDS encoding aspartyl-phosphate phosphatase Spo0E family protein: protein MPYKMIGGHITEGSATNQWIDDEGQTISPQALTLEDEIQLLRTRMEEIFLVEKSFTSDIVIEISSLLDLKINEFMKSQKAK from the coding sequence ATGCCGTACAAGATGATAGGCGGTCATATTACTGAAGGCAGTGCAACGAATCAATGGATAGATGATGAAGGCCAAACGATATCACCACAAGCATTGACATTGGAGGATGAAATCCAGCTGCTCCGCACTCGAATGGAAGAAATTTTTCTAGTGGAGAAGTCCTTTACCTCAGATATTGTCATTGAGATCAGCAGTTTGCTTGATTTAAAGATTAATGAATTTATGAAGAGTCAGAAAGCGAAGTAA
- a CDS encoding aminotransferase class I/II-fold pyridoxal phosphate-dependent enzyme — protein MTVQSQQQSDKSMLSYLAPRVREIQPSGIRKFFDLASGSKDIITLGVGEPDFITPWHVREACVYSLERGYTSYTSNAGTPELREAIAEYLYNGFDVKYDPKDEILVTVGGSEAIDLALRALIEPGDEILVPAPCYISYSPISFISGGIPVEIETYAKDNFKLKAEHLQAKITPKSKVLILNYPSNPTGGIMTYEDWLPIAKLVEKHDLIVISDEIYAELTYGGKHVSFASLPGMKDRTILVNGFSKAFAMTGWRMGYACGHPELIYAMLKIHQYTVMCAPVMGQVAALEALKNGLEEKDQMVESYNQRRRLIVQGLRDIGLSCHEPQGAFYAFPGIEATGLSSDEFAQRLLMEAKVAAVPGTAFGAGGEGYLRCSYATSVNQINEALDRMGQFIHKLKQG, from the coding sequence ATGACAGTACAATCGCAACAACAATCCGACAAATCGATGTTATCTTATCTAGCTCCCCGGGTGAGAGAGATCCAGCCTTCGGGTATACGAAAGTTCTTCGATCTTGCCAGCGGTAGCAAAGATATTATCACCTTAGGCGTTGGCGAGCCTGATTTCATTACACCTTGGCATGTCCGGGAAGCGTGCGTTTATTCCTTGGAGCGGGGCTATACGAGCTATACTTCCAACGCAGGTACACCTGAGCTGCGGGAAGCGATCGCCGAGTATCTGTACAACGGGTTTGACGTAAAGTATGACCCTAAGGATGAAATCTTGGTTACCGTGGGCGGGAGTGAAGCGATCGACCTGGCGCTTCGCGCGCTGATTGAGCCGGGAGATGAAATACTTGTTCCGGCTCCTTGTTATATCTCCTATTCTCCGATTTCATTCATCAGTGGGGGAATTCCGGTAGAAATCGAAACTTATGCAAAGGATAACTTCAAGCTGAAGGCAGAGCATCTGCAGGCCAAAATAACCCCTAAATCCAAGGTGCTTATCTTGAATTATCCGAGCAATCCGACGGGTGGAATTATGACCTATGAAGACTGGCTGCCGATTGCTAAGCTAGTTGAAAAACACGATTTGATCGTTATTTCCGATGAGATTTATGCCGAGCTGACTTATGGCGGGAAGCATGTTAGCTTTGCTTCTCTTCCGGGAATGAAGGATCGTACGATTCTAGTTAATGGATTCTCCAAGGCGTTTGCCATGACCGGTTGGCGTATGGGCTATGCCTGTGGCCATCCTGAATTGATCTATGCGATGCTTAAAATCCATCAGTATACTGTCATGTGTGCACCGGTGATGGGACAGGTAGCTGCTTTAGAGGCGCTTAAAAATGGATTGGAAGAGAAGGATCAAATGGTCGAATCCTATAATCAGCGGAGAAGGTTGATTGTTCAAGGGCTTCGGGACATTGGCTTATCATGTCATGAGCCTCAAGGTGCTTTTTATGCTTTTCCTGGTATAGAAGCTACTGGGCTTAGTTCGGATGAATTTGCTCAGCGCTTGCTAATGGAGGCTAAAGTGGCAGCCGTCCCCGGTACTGCATTTGGTGCGGGCGGTGAAGGCTATCTGCGTTGCTCGTATGCGACTTCGGTCAATCAAATCAACGAGGCTCTTGACCGGATGGGCCAATTCATCCATAAGTTGAAACAAGGCTGA
- a CDS encoding Lrp/AsnC family transcriptional regulator has protein sequence MKPLSELKLKVLDLLKEDARRSPALLATLLGVTADEVSAAITELEEDNVIVKYATVINSGKLDDEKVTALIEVQITPERGRGFEAIAERVYLFPQVKSVYLMSGAYDLLVEVEGRTLKEVASFVSDKLSTLDSVLSTKTHFILKKYKQDGIIFEDPEEDRRLMISP, from the coding sequence ATGAAACCACTTAGCGAATTGAAACTGAAAGTGCTGGATCTTTTGAAAGAAGATGCCCGGAGAAGCCCAGCTCTGCTGGCAACCTTACTTGGTGTAACTGCGGATGAGGTCTCCGCGGCGATCACGGAGCTTGAGGAAGACAACGTTATTGTTAAATATGCGACGGTCATCAACTCAGGAAAATTGGACGATGAAAAGGTGACAGCCCTGATCGAGGTGCAAATCACACCGGAACGAGGGCGGGGCTTTGAAGCGATTGCGGAGCGGGTCTATTTGTTTCCTCAGGTCAAATCAGTGTATCTTATGTCAGGAGCCTATGATTTGCTTGTTGAGGTTGAGGGACGCACATTGAAAGAGGTCGCGAGCTTTGTCTCCGATAAGTTATCGACGCTGGATTCCGTGCTTTCGACGAAGACCCATTTTATACTCAAGAAATACAAACAGGATGGCATTATCTTCGAAGATCCCGAAGAAGACCGCCGTCTCATGATTTCTCCGTAA
- a CDS encoding spore coat protein: MTPTSQFQNTNLLPEEDLLNAVLADLKRTVREYTTATTESACPSVRQMFNQLTDSTLQLQGQLFQVMSSHNMYTAPSKAIRTEVDKKLQEAQQTQQKVQQFTQQRTAQFNGNVQASQPNSQPNMGSQNYS; encoded by the coding sequence TTGACACCGACTTCTCAATTTCAGAATACAAACCTGCTTCCGGAAGAGGATTTGCTAAATGCCGTTCTAGCTGATTTGAAAAGAACCGTTCGAGAATATACGACAGCGACGACAGAATCTGCATGCCCTTCTGTACGGCAAATGTTTAACCAATTAACGGACAGCACGCTGCAGCTTCAAGGTCAATTGTTCCAAGTGATGAGCAGCCATAACATGTATACAGCCCCATCGAAGGCAATCCGAACCGAGGTAGACAAGAAGCTGCAAGAGGCCCAGCAGACCCAGCAGAAGGTACAGCAGTTTACGCAGCAGCGCACGGCGCAATTTAATGGCAATGTCCAGGCTTCCCAGCCTAACTCACAGCCAAATATGGGGAGCCAGAATTATAGTTAA
- a CDS encoding MFS transporter, whose translation MKSSLDRQCVLLLAVNSLFVLAGALSGTFLSVYLWKAKQDFTMIGWFAFSQQIAIGLTFWIAGKWVKERDKMILLRLGIMISGIFYLLVLFVGTRMVHYIWPLGIVSGIGAGIFWLAFNVVYFEVTDKTNRDLFNGWVGIMGSVIGISGPWLSGWLISALPGEKGYRFIFTISLIVYGIGVLLSFWLKKRERGGEYLWLEPVRRLRAGSPWRQAVPASIAYGVREGVFLFLINLLVYISTSSEWKVGQYMLITSLVSLITYWAAGKWLAIRHRYMEMLVGAVMITLVVLPLLWKVSYTTLIIFGIGTSLFMPLYIIPMISSVFDLIGLDSKDAEYRVELIVLREISMMAGRLAGIAIFICFYSRSPHMTTILWLMAGLGAAPLVSWFAMRKLLVT comes from the coding sequence ATGAAGAGCTCTTTGGATCGACAATGTGTTTTGCTGTTGGCTGTTAATAGTTTATTCGTGCTGGCTGGGGCGCTGTCAGGCACATTTTTGAGTGTCTATTTATGGAAGGCCAAACAAGACTTCACGATGATCGGCTGGTTTGCCTTCAGTCAGCAGATCGCCATCGGCCTTACGTTCTGGATTGCCGGGAAATGGGTAAAGGAACGAGATAAAATGATTTTGCTCCGGCTGGGGATCATGATATCTGGCATATTCTATTTGCTGGTGCTGTTCGTGGGTACCCGCATGGTGCATTATATTTGGCCGCTCGGCATCGTATCGGGAATCGGCGCAGGGATATTCTGGCTTGCATTTAATGTTGTTTATTTTGAAGTGACTGACAAAACGAACCGGGATCTGTTTAATGGCTGGGTAGGCATCATGGGATCAGTGATCGGGATCAGTGGTCCATGGTTGTCAGGATGGTTGATTTCTGCACTGCCAGGTGAGAAGGGGTATCGGTTTATTTTTACAATATCGTTAATCGTCTATGGAATAGGTGTGCTGCTCAGCTTTTGGTTGAAGAAACGGGAAAGGGGAGGAGAATATCTCTGGCTTGAGCCCGTTCGGCGACTGAGAGCCGGCAGCCCTTGGAGGCAAGCGGTTCCTGCATCTATAGCCTATGGCGTTAGGGAGGGAGTGTTTTTATTCCTGATTAATTTGCTTGTGTATATAAGCACATCTTCAGAATGGAAGGTCGGACAATATATGCTGATTACCTCCTTAGTATCTTTAATCACTTATTGGGCTGCCGGGAAGTGGCTCGCAATTCGGCACCGCTATATGGAAATGCTAGTGGGAGCAGTAATGATTACGCTGGTTGTCTTACCATTGTTATGGAAGGTTAGCTACACGACTTTGATTATTTTCGGTATTGGTACATCATTGTTTATGCCGTTATACATCATCCCGATGATTTCTTCGGTGTTTGACTTAATAGGCCTTGATTCGAAGGATGCGGAGTATAGGGTAGAATTGATCGTTTTGCGGGAAATAAGCATGATGGCGGGGAGACTGGCAGGAATAGCCATTTTCATTTGTTTTTATTCCCGCTCGCCCCATATGACCACGATCTTATGGCTGATGGCCGGACTCGGAGCGGCTCCCCTTGTGAGCTGGTTTGCGATGCGTAAGCTGCTGGTAACCTAG
- a CDS encoding DUF350 domain-containing protein: MIGYFSIAVMELIVFLSCFELVTKYRCWQEIKKGNVAASIATGGKILGISNVIRYAAVHTPIYEFMIWSAVGAVLLFAAYILFEFLTPVFRIDEEIANGNVAVGLIAMFVSVSVSFLIGACIG, translated from the coding sequence ATGATAGGTTATTTCTCCATCGCTGTCATGGAGTTGATCGTATTTCTGTCCTGCTTCGAATTGGTAACCAAGTATCGCTGCTGGCAAGAAATTAAGAAGGGGAATGTAGCGGCATCGATTGCTACAGGCGGTAAAATACTTGGAATCAGTAACGTCATTCGATATGCAGCAGTTCATACCCCGATCTATGAATTTATGATTTGGTCTGCGGTTGGTGCCGTACTGTTGTTCGCAGCTTACATTTTGTTTGAGTTTCTGACCCCGGTGTTTCGCATCGACGAGGAAATCGCGAATGGAAATGTCGCTGTAGGGCTTATAGCGATGTTTGTTTCTGTCTCGGTCTCCTTTTTGATCGGAGCCTGCATAGGTTAG